The Martelella sp. AD-3 genome includes a region encoding these proteins:
- a CDS encoding glycosyltransferase family 2 protein: MTEGFSTQGAIPVSVAVIIPCYNEEVTIGKVVADFRQALPHATIFAYDNNSTDRTKELAASAGAVVRDEFRQGKGNVVRRMFADIDADIYVLVDGDDTYDAASAPMLIDRLASEGLDMVNGRRLGGSTEAYRRGHRFGNVMLTSLVQFVFGREFEDMLSGYRVFSRRFVKSFPALATGFEIETELTVHALELRMPIREIGTPYKERPEGSVSKLRTFSDGFNILSTILLLVRDERPLQFFSIISLLLILLTVGITIPLFVTYMQTGLVPRLPTAVLATGTSTLAALSFFCGLILNTVTLGRREAKRMQYLSIPGGPIKTDGQKKQ, from the coding sequence GTGACAGAAGGTTTTTCAACTCAGGGGGCTATTCCCGTGTCTGTGGCCGTAATTATCCCCTGCTATAACGAAGAGGTTACAATCGGCAAGGTTGTGGCAGACTTCAGGCAGGCTCTTCCGCATGCAACGATTTTCGCCTACGACAACAACTCTACCGACAGAACTAAGGAACTGGCTGCTTCGGCGGGCGCAGTGGTGCGCGATGAGTTCCGGCAGGGCAAGGGCAACGTCGTCCGGCGTATGTTTGCTGATATCGATGCCGATATATATGTGCTGGTGGACGGCGATGACACGTATGATGCTGCATCCGCTCCGATGCTGATCGATAGACTCGCGAGCGAAGGCTTGGACATGGTGAATGGGCGAAGGCTTGGAGGATCAACCGAGGCTTATCGTCGTGGCCATCGGTTTGGCAATGTGATGCTGACATCGCTTGTGCAGTTCGTGTTCGGCCGTGAGTTTGAAGATATGCTTTCGGGCTATAGAGTTTTCTCGCGGCGCTTCGTGAAGAGTTTTCCGGCACTGGCGACAGGCTTCGAAATAGAGACAGAACTGACCGTTCACGCTCTCGAGCTCCGGATGCCGATCAGAGAGATCGGCACACCATACAAGGAACGCCCTGAGGGATCGGTCAGCAAACTCAGAACATTCAGCGATGGCTTCAACATCCTTTCAACCATCTTGCTCCTGGTAAGAGATGAAAGGCCGCTTCAGTTCTTCTCTATCATATCTCTGCTTCTAATTCTTTTGACCGTCGGTATCACTATACCTCTATTTGTTACCTATATGCAGACTGGGCTTGTGCCGCGTCTCCCGACAGCCGTACTTGCAACGGGCACCAGCACTCTTGCCGCACTTTCGTTTTTCTGCGGACTGATATTGAATACAGTTACCCTCGGGCGCAGAGAAGCCAAACGTATGCAATACCTTTCGATTCCTGGCGGACCGATCAAAACGGACGGCCAGAAAAAGCAATGA
- a CDS encoding GtrA family protein, whose amino-acid sequence MIFRFAMVGAIAFGVDWLVVTLLLGLGVPFPVARAGSYLCAATSAWLLNRIWTFTNRNQNLALQWLKYLFANLIGGAVNYTVSVGLSLIFPSFIGHLPVFALLAGTLSGLAFNFLLSKKYVFNS is encoded by the coding sequence ATGATTTTCCGCTTTGCGATGGTCGGCGCTATTGCATTCGGGGTCGACTGGCTTGTGGTCACTCTTCTGCTTGGGTTAGGGGTCCCATTTCCTGTGGCGAGGGCCGGAAGTTACCTCTGTGCTGCGACTTCAGCCTGGCTGCTGAACCGGATATGGACATTCACCAACAGAAACCAGAACCTTGCCCTGCAATGGTTGAAATATCTTTTCGCAAATTTGATCGGAGGCGCGGTCAACTACACAGTGTCAGTCGGGTTGTCACTGATCTTCCCTTCGTTCATTGGACATCTGCCGGTGTTTGCCCTCCTCGCCGGGACGCTCTCAGGTTTAGCGTTCAACTTCCTTCTTTCCAAGAAGTACGTATTCAACAGTTGA